A genomic stretch from Acidobacteriota bacterium includes:
- a CDS encoding trimethylamine methyltransferase family protein: MNNTLRPKVKFLEKNLIEDIIQEAFEVLEKIGVEVENREAIKLLSDSGANINISKNRVHIPQHLVEKSLKSVPSLIEIYNSTGEKSFKLEGDNVYFDPGSAAIKILDFKTQRFRKPLTEDYINFCKVTEEMENIKLQSTAIVPSDVPEEIADRYRLLLSLIYCSKPVVTGTFTVESFKFMKDMLVAVRGNKKNLEQKPLAIFDACPSPPLKWSNLTCQSFIECAKSGIPVELVSMPLAGATSPITLAGTLVQHTAENLSGIVISQLARKGAPIIYGGSPSIFDMKNGTTPMGAIETMMIDCAYAEIGKYLRLPTHSYMGLSDSKSLDSQSGIESGVGIILSALAGINVVSGAGMLSFESCQSIEKLIIDNEICGIALRLIRGIEKKERPFAYNLLSRFEEKKHFLTMPETLREYKNEFLFLSNIIDRGTYEEWVRNGAKTSPQKALEKANEILSKKDFYRLDEFTRRELTKIIETKNFKISQCQP, translated from the coding sequence ATGAACAATACATTAAGGCCAAAAGTTAAATTTCTTGAAAAGAATCTTATCGAAGATATTATCCAGGAGGCATTTGAAGTCCTTGAAAAAATAGGTGTAGAAGTGGAAAACAGGGAAGCAATAAAATTACTTTCAGATTCAGGAGCAAACATTAACATATCAAAAAATAGAGTTCACATCCCTCAGCACCTTGTGGAAAAAAGTCTGAAATCAGTGCCTTCATTGATTGAAATTTACAATTCTACCGGAGAAAAATCATTCAAGCTTGAAGGAGATAATGTCTATTTTGACCCAGGCTCTGCAGCAATCAAAATTCTTGACTTTAAAACCCAAAGATTCAGAAAACCTTTAACTGAAGATTACATAAACTTTTGCAAAGTAACTGAAGAAATGGAAAACATAAAACTTCAGAGCACAGCAATTGTTCCTTCAGACGTACCAGAAGAAATTGCTGATAGATACAGATTATTATTATCTTTAATTTACTGTTCAAAGCCAGTTGTCACAGGAACATTCACTGTAGAAAGTTTTAAATTTATGAAAGATATGCTTGTAGCAGTAAGGGGAAATAAAAAAAATTTAGAACAAAAACCCCTTGCGATTTTTGATGCATGTCCCTCTCCTCCTCTAAAGTGGAGCAACCTTACATGTCAAAGTTTTATTGAATGTGCAAAATCTGGCATTCCTGTCGAACTCGTTTCCATGCCTCTTGCTGGAGCAACATCTCCTATAACTCTTGCAGGAACCCTTGTCCAGCATACCGCAGAAAATCTAAGCGGAATCGTGATTTCTCAACTTGCAAGAAAAGGAGCTCCTATAATATATGGAGGTTCGCCTTCGATATTTGATATGAAAAATGGAACCACACCAATGGGTGCAATTGAAACAATGATGATAGATTGCGCATATGCAGAAATAGGGAAATATCTACGACTTCCCACTCATAGTTATATGGGATTGAGTGATTCTAAATCGCTTGATTCTCAATCTGGAATTGAATCCGGAGTTGGGATAATCCTTTCCGCTTTAGCCGGAATAAACGTAGTCTCTGGAGCTGGGATGTTAAGCTTCGAAAGCTGCCAAAGCATAGAAAAATTGATCATAGATAATGAAATATGTGGAATTGCTTTAAGGTTAATTAGAGGGATTGAGAAAAAAGAAAGACCCTTCGCTTATAATCTCTTATCAAGGTTTGAAGAAAAGAAACATTTTCTTACAATGCCTGAAACTTTAAGAGAGTATAAAAATGAATTTCTATTTTTAAGTAATATAATAGATAGGGGAACTTATGAAGAATGGGTTAGAAATGGAGCTAAAACTTCTCCTCAAAAAGCCCTTGAAAAAGCAAATGAAATATTGAGTAAAAAAGATTTCTATCGCCTTGATGAATTCACGAGAAGAGAACTTACCAAAATAATAGAAACTAAGAATTTTAAAATATCCCAGTGTCAGCCTTGA
- a CDS encoding corrinoid protein, protein MNREVLFSQMKNAIIVGDKEKALELAELSLKIGIDPSESIDDGYVPGIQEVGNLWEKGEYFLPELILGAEAMKAALDIFNPILSKRKEKIHSLGKVIIGTVEGDIHDIGKTLVASMFTANGFDVIDLGADVKLNLFVEKAEEEKADMICMSALLTTTMIGQRKVIEILKQKGLREKYKVMVGGAPVTKEWALSIGADGTADNAALAVKIAKSFFE, encoded by the coding sequence ATGAATAGAGAGGTACTTTTCAGCCAGATGAAAAATGCTATCATTGTGGGAGATAAAGAAAAAGCCTTGGAACTTGCAGAATTATCTTTAAAAATTGGGATTGACCCTTCCGAATCGATTGATGATGGGTATGTACCAGGAATTCAAGAGGTTGGAAACCTCTGGGAAAAGGGAGAATATTTTCTTCCGGAGCTTATTCTTGGCGCTGAGGCAATGAAAGCTGCCCTTGATATATTCAACCCGATTCTCTCCAAAAGAAAGGAAAAAATCCATTCCTTAGGAAAGGTTATAATCGGGACTGTTGAGGGAGACATTCATGATATTGGGAAAACTCTTGTTGCCTCAATGTTCACTGCAAATGGGTTCGATGTGATTGATCTTGGAGCAGATGTAAAGTTAAACCTTTTTGTTGAAAAAGCTGAAGAAGAAAAGGCAGATATGATATGCATGTCAGCACTGCTCACAACAACAATGATTGGACAGAGAAAAGTTATTGAGATTCTCAAACAAAAAGGATTAAGGGAAAAATATAAAGTTATGGTCGGAGGAGCCCCTGTCACAAAAGAATGGGCCCTTTCAATTGGTGCTGATGGAACTGCTGACAATGCTGCCCTTGCAGTAAAAATTGCTAAATCATTCTTTGAGTAA
- a CDS encoding D-glycerate dehydrogenase — protein sequence MKYKVLLTREIIKEAMDYLKAHAEVEVCWKKRAPEKREIIQKIKDKQGLLCLLTDRIDREIIDSAPQLKIISNCAVGYNNIDYHYAISKRIWVTNTPGILTETTADLTWALILSVARMIPEADKFTRKKRFKGWDPLLFLGKDVYGKTIGIIGLGRIGKAVAKRATGFSMKVLYWDKIKLQNKEEKSIGVRFEELENLLKEADIITIHVPLNEQTFHLMSRERIYMMKKGAILINTSRGEVIDEKSLADALEDGHLWGAGLDVYEKEPEVYDKLLKLNKVVLLPHIGSATYETRLKMSMMAAKNLAMGLEGKIPENLIDEWKTVSS from the coding sequence ATGAAATATAAAGTTCTGCTTACAAGAGAAATAATAAAAGAAGCGATGGATTATTTGAAAGCTCATGCAGAAGTGGAAGTGTGTTGGAAAAAAAGAGCTCCGGAGAAAAGGGAAATAATCCAGAAAATTAAGGATAAACAGGGTCTGCTTTGTTTATTAACTGATAGAATTGACAGAGAGATTATAGATTCAGCTCCCCAACTGAAAATAATTTCAAATTGTGCTGTTGGATATAATAACATAGATTACCACTATGCGATATCAAAACGAATATGGGTAACAAACACTCCTGGGATTTTAACAGAGACCACTGCTGACCTAACATGGGCACTTATTCTCTCTGTGGCAAGAATGATTCCTGAGGCCGATAAATTTACAAGGAAAAAAAGGTTTAAAGGATGGGATCCATTACTTTTTCTTGGAAAGGATGTATATGGAAAAACCATCGGAATAATTGGGCTTGGAAGAATTGGAAAAGCAGTTGCAAAAAGAGCAACGGGCTTTTCGATGAAAGTGCTGTACTGGGATAAAATAAAATTGCAAAATAAAGAAGAAAAATCTATTGGAGTAAGATTTGAAGAATTAGAAAATCTTCTAAAAGAAGCAGATATCATCACAATTCATGTTCCCCTCAATGAACAGACTTTTCATCTTATGAGCAGAGAAAGAATCTATATGATGAAAAAGGGTGCAATTTTAATTAACACATCAAGAGGAGAAGTTATTGATGAAAAAAGCCTTGCTGATGCCCTTGAAGATGGACATCTCTGGGGAGCAGGTCTAGATGTATATGAAAAAGAGCCAGAAGTTTATGATAAGCTTTTAAAATTAAATAAAGTTGTACTTCTTCCTCACATCGGTTCAGCTACTTATGAAACGAGACTTAAGATGTCAATGATGGCCGCTAAAAATCTCGCAATGGGATTGGAAGGAAAAATCCCAGAAAACCTGATAGATGAATGGAAAACAGTCTCATCTTAA
- a CDS encoding histone deacetylase family protein, protein MIRFYQIFDPDSEYQREKLNASLDIFKKYYNYYEDYAEKIPQKIKQQAELGYKVGMIIAESLKDGVVGFALYNHFWDVQLSYLEFIVTRRDIRGRGLGGALYESLRETLFYHGSKGLFLEARPDVSKLVRQKEELKQNKIRMKFYESYDVRPIQGILYDIPPFGKWVPPFLLYDHLGRNRPLKASDCKKIVKKILVERYGVSPTDRYLKKMIKSIKKENISTRPFKYIKKVEKIFPSVKKSLFNPLKVVYNEKHKIHHIKEIGYVERPVRVQTILKAIEDLPFIEFKSPRVFSENYIKEVHAKYYVNYIKNVCKSLKENEVIYPYVFPIRYPDRKPRDRGIRAGYYCIDTFTPLTGNVYPAARDAVNCALTGAELIMKKGEHIVYSICRPPGHHAEKDSYGGFCYFNNSAIAANYLSKKGKVAILDIDFHHGNGTQNIFYNSKKVLFVSIHGTPYTEYPYFSGFSEEKGRGRGYGYNYNFPLDEKVKDEKYLKILKKALRTIRRFSPKFLVVSTGFDISKDDPTGSWMITSEGFREIGKALSTFSIPILIVQEGGYTTRALGKNVRNFLAGICSKYF, encoded by the coding sequence ATGATAAGGTTTTATCAGATTTTTGACCCTGATTCAGAGTATCAGAGGGAAAAGCTCAATGCATCTCTGGATATATTCAAAAAATATTACAATTATTATGAGGATTATGCTGAAAAGATACCTCAGAAAATAAAACAGCAGGCTGAGCTTGGTTATAAGGTTGGTATGATAATAGCTGAGAGTCTGAAGGATGGAGTTGTAGGATTTGCCCTTTACAATCATTTCTGGGATGTCCAGCTAAGCTATCTTGAATTCATAGTGACAAGGAGGGACATAAGAGGAAGGGGGCTTGGAGGAGCACTGTATGAATCATTAAGAGAAACCCTTTTCTACCATGGGTCAAAGGGCCTATTTCTTGAGGCAAGGCCTGATGTGTCAAAGCTGGTTAGACAGAAAGAGGAACTAAAACAGAACAAGATCAGGATGAAATTTTATGAGTCATATGATGTGAGGCCGATTCAGGGAATTCTTTATGATATACCTCCTTTTGGAAAGTGGGTTCCTCCCTTTCTTCTTTATGACCATCTTGGTAGAAATAGACCATTAAAAGCATCTGATTGCAAAAAAATAGTAAAAAAAATATTGGTGGAGAGATATGGAGTATCTCCCACTGATAGATATTTAAAGAAAATGATTAAATCAATTAAAAAAGAAAATATATCTACAAGACCATTTAAGTACATAAAAAAAGTCGAAAAAATTTTCCCTTCCGTGAAGAAAAGTTTGTTTAATCCTCTAAAAGTTGTTTATAATGAAAAGCATAAGATCCATCACATAAAAGAGATAGGATATGTTGAAAGGCCTGTAAGAGTCCAAACTATTTTAAAAGCGATAGAAGACCTGCCATTCATTGAATTTAAGTCACCAAGGGTTTTCAGCGAAAATTATATAAAAGAAGTTCATGCTAAATATTATGTAAATTATATAAAAAATGTATGTAAGAGTCTGAAAGAAAATGAGGTTATATACCCATATGTTTTTCCGATCAGATATCCTGATAGAAAACCGAGGGATAGGGGGATCAGGGCTGGATATTACTGCATTGACACATTCACCCCCCTTACAGGGAATGTGTACCCCGCAGCAAGAGATGCAGTTAACTGTGCTCTTACTGGAGCAGAGTTGATTATGAAAAAGGGAGAACACATTGTTTATTCAATCTGCCGGCCTCCTGGTCACCATGCAGAGAAGGATTCATATGGAGGTTTCTGTTACTTTAACAACAGTGCAATAGCTGCAAATTATCTCTCAAAGAAAGGAAAAGTAGCAATACTGGATATAGATTTTCATCATGGGAATGGAACCCAGAATATTTTTTATAATTCTAAAAAAGTGCTTTTTGTCTCTATCCATGGAACCCCATACACAGAATACCCTTATTTCAGTGGCTTTTCTGAGGAGAAAGGGAGGGGAAGGGGATATGGATATAACTATAATTTTCCTCTTGATGAGAAGGTAAAGGATGAGAAATATTTAAAGATATTAAAAAAAGCATTGAGAACAATTAGGAGATTTAGCCCAAAGTTTCTTGTGGTATCAACGGGATTTGATATTTCTAAGGATGACCCCACAGGAAGCTGGATGATTACATCAGAGGGTTTCAGGGAGATAGGGAAGGCATTGTCAACATTTTCAATTCCTATTTTAATCGTTCAGGAGGGAGGTTACACAACAAGAGCACTCGGAAAAAATGTTAGAAATTTTCTTGCAGGAATATGCTCAAAGTATTTCTAA
- a CDS encoding vitamin B12 dependent-methionine synthase activation domain-containing protein, protein MEIIIREVKFPLPELDTRRLIRLIGYKKKITEKTDSIISMVEECKKNSMKYIEPKYVCKIFENNEIPEHSVFNRAEKIALCICTIGNKLEDLAKKLMRENNLLEGLIYDVIGSEMAESVAVQANQRICSEAKKLKLFPSKRFSPGYGKWTLDYQRYIFELLPAESIEVTLTSHFMMVPRKSVSFAINLFDNPTKIKGSSGCKACPIKNCNFRKN, encoded by the coding sequence ATGGAAATAATTATAAGAGAAGTTAAATTTCCTCTTCCTGAATTAGACACAAGAAGATTAATCCGACTCATCGGATATAAAAAAAAGATAACAGAAAAAACAGATTCTATAATTTCTATGGTTGAAGAGTGCAAAAAAAATTCGATGAAATATATTGAACCAAAATATGTCTGCAAGATCTTTGAAAATAATGAAATACCAGAGCATTCTGTGTTTAACAGGGCTGAGAAAATAGCTCTCTGTATATGCACGATTGGTAATAAACTTGAAGATTTAGCGAAAAAGCTAATGAGAGAAAACAATCTTTTGGAAGGTTTAATTTATGATGTAATCGGGTCAGAAATGGCAGAAAGCGTAGCTGTTCAAGCAAATCAGAGAATATGCAGTGAAGCAAAAAAACTAAAACTTTTCCCATCGAAAAGATTCAGCCCTGGATATGGAAAATGGACTCTCGATTATCAGAGGTACATATTCGAACTTCTTCCAGCCGAATCAATCGAAGTAACCCTCACCTCTCATTTTATGATGGTTCCTCGAAAATCCGTATCCTTTGCGATTAACTTATTCGATAACCCGACTAAAATAAAAGGTTCTTCTGGCTGTAAAGCCTGTCCGATAAAGAATTGTAATTTCAGAAAGAATTAA
- a CDS encoding spore photoproduct lyase family protein: protein MSQTFKFEKIFVDEKVKDHEFTGIVLQKTKGIPVKIIKDAKKVVEDLALEDNSITRGKRFILLTEKKGGFLKPCPGTSEYLCCDYYVLNISENCVIDCTYCILQEYLMNPFITLFANWEDSFNEINGFLSEKKNDLIRLGTGELSDSLAIEDIFPVSEKILEFLKNRKNVIFEFKTKSENIKKFLNLEPINNAVFSFSLNTEKIAKEEELKAPEPLKRIEAASKLAEEGWRVGFHFDPIVHYKNWEIDYHRVIKLLFSKVEAEKIAWISLGTLRFNPKLKPIIEKRFPKSKIIYGELIKGEDGKLRYFRPLRVELYKKIYNFIKENIQKYSRDKKSIRKINIPVYLCMENEDVWEEVFKWTPANSSVLNNYILKLFR, encoded by the coding sequence ATGAGCCAAACTTTTAAGTTTGAAAAAATATTTGTGGATGAGAAAGTTAAAGATCATGAATTTACTGGAATAGTTTTGCAGAAAACAAAGGGAATCCCGGTAAAAATAATAAAGGATGCAAAAAAAGTTGTAGAGGATTTAGCTCTTGAAGATAATTCAATTACCAGAGGAAAGAGATTTATTTTATTGACAGAGAAGAAGGGAGGTTTTTTAAAACCATGCCCTGGAACTTCTGAGTATTTGTGCTGTGATTATTATGTATTAAACATTTCTGAAAATTGTGTGATTGATTGCACATACTGCATACTACAGGAATATTTAATGAACCCTTTTATAACATTATTTGCAAACTGGGAAGATTCATTCAATGAAATCAATGGATTTCTTTCGGAGAAAAAAAATGATTTAATAAGACTTGGAACAGGTGAGCTTTCAGATAGTCTGGCAATTGAAGATATATTCCCTGTTTCAGAAAAGATTTTGGAATTTTTAAAAAATAGGAAAAATGTGATTTTTGAATTTAAAACAAAATCTGAAAATATAAAAAAATTTTTGAATTTAGAACCAATAAATAATGCAGTCTTTTCTTTTTCATTGAACACTGAAAAGATTGCCAAAGAAGAAGAATTAAAAGCTCCAGAACCTCTTAAGAGAATTGAAGCCGCATCAAAGTTAGCAGAAGAAGGGTGGAGAGTGGGATTCCATTTTGATCCAATTGTACATTATAAAAACTGGGAAATTGATTATCATAGAGTTATTAAACTTCTTTTTTCAAAAGTTGAAGCAGAAAAAATAGCTTGGATTTCCCTTGGAACCCTTAGGTTTAATCCAAAATTAAAACCTATTATCGAGAAAAGATTTCCTAAATCAAAAATTATCTATGGAGAGTTAATAAAGGGAGAAGATGGAAAACTCAGGTATTTCAGACCACTACGGGTAGAGCTTTATAAAAAAATTTATAATTTTATAAAGGAAAATATTCAAAAATATTCCCGAGATAAGAAGTCTATAAGGAAAATAAATATCCCTGTTTATCTCTGTATGGAAAACGAAGATGTATGGGAAGAGGTTTTTAAATGGACTCCGGCGAATAGCAGTGTATTGAATAACTATATATTAAAGCTTTTTCGTTAA
- a CDS encoding DUF362 domain-containing protein encodes MKKFFYGKITRRDFFVMGGIGLISFKSSINSSFFRTKKEEKFPSDKKSKQEKTPVSLVKTDDRRTGVRKSIEFLNINPFKDKNVLVKPNFNTSHPTPGSTHNDTLREIIIKVKEMGGKKISIGDRSGPETTSLVLQRKNIYELAKELDTEMINFDELGEDGYVKIVPPGSHWKDGFLVAKPIIESECIISTCCLKTHQYGGIFTMSLKNSVGIVSRKGHPFMRELHGSPDMRKMIAEINYAYKPSLIVLDGIEAFVDGGPMTGERKNANVFLAGIDRIAIDAVGLAILKELGSNRDIMERKIFEQEQISRAVELELGIKSPEQIKIITEDKKSSEYSKKLKEILYT; translated from the coding sequence ATGAAAAAATTTTTTTACGGAAAAATTACAAGGAGAGATTTTTTTGTAATGGGAGGAATAGGGTTAATATCTTTTAAATCCTCAATAAACTCTTCTTTTTTCAGAACCAAAAAAGAGGAAAAGTTTCCTTCAGATAAAAAATCAAAACAAGAAAAAACCCCAGTTTCTTTAGTTAAAACTGATGATCGAAGAACAGGTGTGAGAAAATCGATTGAATTTTTAAACATAAACCCATTCAAGGATAAGAATGTCCTTGTAAAACCTAATTTCAACACCTCTCATCCAACGCCTGGTTCAACCCACAATGATACATTAAGAGAAATTATCATAAAGGTAAAAGAAATGGGCGGAAAAAAGATATCAATCGGAGATAGAAGCGGTCCTGAAACAACAAGTTTAGTATTGCAGAGAAAAAATATTTATGAACTGGCAAAGGAATTAGATACAGAAATGATAAATTTTGATGAACTCGGCGAAGATGGATATGTGAAAATAGTTCCTCCAGGTTCCCACTGGAAAGATGGGTTTTTAGTTGCAAAGCCAATCATCGAATCTGAATGTATAATCTCCACATGCTGCCTTAAAACCCATCAATATGGAGGAATATTCACAATGTCCCTAAAAAATTCAGTTGGAATTGTTTCACGAAAAGGACACCCTTTTATGAGAGAGCTCCATGGATCGCCTGACATGAGAAAAATGATTGCAGAAATAAACTACGCTTATAAACCTTCACTCATTGTGTTAGATGGAATTGAAGCCTTTGTGGATGGAGGTCCCATGACAGGAGAAAGAAAAAATGCAAATGTCTTCCTTGCAGGAATAGATAGAATTGCAATAGATGCAGTAGGTCTTGCCATATTGAAAGAGCTGGGGAGCAACAGAGACATTATGGAAAGAAAAATTTTCGAGCAGGAGCAGATTTCAAGGGCAGTTGAGCTCGAACTTGGAATAAAATCTCCTGAACAAATAAAAATCATTACCGAAGACAAAAAAAGTTCAGAATATTCTAAAAAGCTAAAAGAAATCCTTTACACCTGA
- a CDS encoding ParB N-terminal domain-containing protein produces the protein MRNQVLKISDIYIDDKRFLISYPLLSRKLMESIKKIGIINPPVLVRRNGNPIILCGWRRIECLKKMKIKKTLFKIFDKEDDLKAFAFSFFENVSERIFNPVEISNILNKFREFGLSDKNIIRKYLKFVDLIPNRNSFERYIRIGELPEKIKKSIAKGEFLVSNANLLMKFNHSSRLKLFTILKRFHLTASEQREVFEMIWEIMKRDEKSLDGIFSDLNLEEILKNINLKEKKKILRGRLKKLRYPIFSKKIDDFLKNLQFFTEGIRVHPSKYFESEKYRMEIEFKTWEELREKIKEVQLRIKDDR, from the coding sequence ATGAGAAATCAAGTATTAAAGATTTCTGATATCTACATTGATGATAAAAGGTTTCTTATAAGCTATCCCCTTCTTTCACGAAAATTGATGGAATCAATAAAAAAAATCGGCATAATAAACCCGCCTGTTCTCGTAAGAAGAAATGGAAATCCGATTATTTTATGTGGCTGGAGGAGGATTGAGTGTTTAAAGAAAATGAAAATAAAAAAGACTTTATTCAAAATTTTTGATAAAGAAGATGACCTGAAAGCATTTGCATTTTCTTTTTTTGAGAATGTATCAGAACGAATTTTTAATCCCGTTGAAATCTCCAATATTTTAAATAAGTTCAGAGAGTTTGGATTGAGTGACAAGAATATAATAAGAAAATATCTTAAATTTGTGGATTTAATCCCGAACCGTAATTCATTCGAAAGATATATAAGAATTGGAGAGCTTCCTGAAAAAATTAAAAAATCAATAGCAAAAGGAGAGTTTTTAGTATCAAACGCAAATTTGTTAATGAAATTTAATCATTCTTCAAGGTTAAAACTCTTTACTATTCTAAAAAGATTTCATCTCACAGCCAGTGAGCAAAGAGAAGTATTTGAGATGATATGGGAAATAATGAAGAGAGATGAAAAATCTCTTGATGGGATATTTTCAGATTTGAATTTAGAAGAGATTTTAAAGAATATAAATTTAAAGGAAAAGAAAAAGATTTTGAGAGGCAGGCTCAAAAAATTAAGATATCCAATTTTTAGTAAAAAAATTGATGATTTTCTAAAGAATCTTCAATTTTTTACTGAAGGAATTAGAGTTCATCCCTCAAAATATTTTGAGTCTGAAAAATATAGAATGGAGATAGAATTTAAAACCTGGGAAGAGTTAAGGGAGAAAATTAAAGAAGTTCAATTGAGAATTAAAGATGATAGATGA
- a CDS encoding amino acid permease, whose protein sequence is MSIQQDSGKVELKRVLNLFDSSMIIIGTTIASGIFLVPTVVAGHIKYSIPTIIGWMLGGIITLFGGLSLAELGVLYPRAGGMFVYLKEAYGKFWGFLYGWTLFTVIQTASIAAVAVVFATYLGHFVELSRYSIVGIAIISIVFLSIVNCFGVKLGAKIQNFFSVLKISAIIVLIFLTFSKQLGATYSNFFPLFPENNTFPFLAAFGLSMVYILFTYDGWIHINYIAGEVKNPSRNIPVSLIVSIMIITGIYLLANIAYIKVLSIQEIANSERVAADVAEKIIGSYGGALISIMVIVATFGANNGMILAGPRVYYAMAEDQLFFSFLSKINKRYHTPVNSILIQGLWSSVLVLSGSYEQLLTYVIFTSFLFYGMSSFGVILLRRKRPDLKREYKTWGYPYTPVVFILFSAALVLNTIASNPRDSLIGIFIMFLGIPAYYYWKTKKIV, encoded by the coding sequence ATGTCAATTCAACAGGATTCAGGAAAAGTAGAATTAAAAAGGGTTCTCAATCTATTTGATTCATCGATGATAATAATTGGAACAACTATCGCATCTGGGATTTTTCTCGTTCCTACAGTGGTGGCAGGACATATAAAATATTCAATACCAACGATTATAGGATGGATGTTAGGAGGGATAATAACTCTATTTGGAGGGCTCTCTCTGGCAGAACTCGGAGTATTGTACCCGAGAGCTGGAGGGATGTTTGTGTATCTTAAGGAAGCTTATGGAAAATTCTGGGGGTTTTTGTATGGTTGGACATTGTTTACCGTAATCCAAACAGCTTCAATTGCAGCAGTTGCGGTAGTTTTTGCCACTTATTTGGGACATTTCGTAGAGCTATCAAGATATTCTATCGTCGGGATAGCGATAATATCGATTGTGTTTCTTTCGATTGTGAATTGCTTTGGAGTAAAATTAGGGGCAAAGATTCAAAATTTTTTTAGTGTTTTAAAAATCTCTGCAATCATTGTATTGATTTTTCTTACTTTTTCAAAGCAATTAGGAGCGACTTATTCAAATTTCTTTCCACTTTTTCCTGAAAATAATACATTCCCATTTCTTGCAGCCTTTGGGCTTTCAATGGTCTATATTTTATTTACTTATGATGGATGGATTCATATAAATTATATAGCAGGCGAGGTAAAGAATCCTTCAAGGAATATCCCTGTTTCTCTTATAGTTTCAATCATGATAATAACGGGCATTTATTTATTAGCAAATATAGCATATATAAAGGTTTTATCGATTCAAGAAATTGCAAATTCTGAGAGGGTAGCTGCTGATGTTGCCGAAAAAATAATCGGATCTTACGGTGGTGCTCTAATATCAATAATGGTTATTGTAGCCACTTTTGGCGCTAACAATGGAATGATACTGGCTGGTCCGAGAGTTTACTATGCTATGGCTGAAGATCAGCTTTTTTTCAGTTTTTTATCGAAGATAAATAAGAGATATCATACACCCGTAAATTCTATCTTAATCCAGGGTTTATGGTCTTCAGTGCTTGTTCTTTCAGGAAGCTATGAACAGTTGCTTACATATGTGATATTTACATCATTTTTATTCTATGGGATGTCAAGTTTTGGTGTGATTTTATTAAGAAGAAAGAGGCCTGATTTAAAAAGAGAATATAAAACATGGGGATATCCTTATACTCCTGTAGTGTTTATTTTATTTTCTGCTGCCCTTGTTTTAAACACAATAGCATCAAATCCAAGAGATTCTTTGATTGGAATTTTCATCATGTTTTTGGGCATCCCTGCATATTATTACTGGAAGACAAAAAAAATTGTATAA